A section of the Drosophila subobscura isolate 14011-0131.10 chromosome A, UCBerk_Dsub_1.0, whole genome shotgun sequence genome encodes:
- the LOC117890890 gene encoding glycoprotein-N-acetylgalactosamine 3-beta-galactosyltransferase 1, with protein MGGDYILLEQHQQLGDTTLFPGSSCGSSGAGGQVFRATQRRLSSFQLLLLILLAGSCTIALYAYWDVMLLTSGNEPETQLSNETLAEKLQREVRVLCWVLTTPKYHKSRAVHVMRTWGKRCNKIYFMTSEPDDELPTIVLTKPDKYEVLWGKTKEAFSYLYEHMRDEADWFMKADDDTYVFVENLRYMLYPFSPDQAIYFGYNFKMVGTHQKNESYMSGGSGYVLSREALRVFAEGLNDTTKCRQEDNQAEDMEMGRCLFNLDVKAGDSRDSKLRHRFYPLLPFNILLSGYFGLDFWLYKYAYYSMRSCMDCLSEYPVAFHYVSPEQLYVFDFFNYDFQLMGKQKPVERLPEKIKPEDLVIPDSDNHFE; from the exons ATGGGTGGGGACTACATCTTATtggagcagcatcaacagctcGGCGATACCACACTCTTTCCGGggagcagctgtggcagcagtggaGCAGGAGGACAGGTATTCCGAGCCACTCAGCGCCGCCTGTCGtccttccagctgctgctgctgatcctgctGGCCGGCAGCTGCACGATCGCACTCTATGCCTACTGGGACGTGATGCTGCTGACATCCGGCAATGAGCCCGAAACTCAGCTGAGCAACGAGACGCTCGCCGAGAAGCTGCAGCGAGAGGTGCGAGTCCTCTGCTGGGTGCTGACCACGCCCAAGTACCACAAATCGAGGGCGGTGCACGTGATGCGGACGTGGGGCAAGCGCTGCAACAAGATCTACTTCATGACCTCGGAGCCGGACGACGAGCTGCCCACCATTGTGCTCACGAAGCCCGACAAGTACGAGGTGCTCTGGGGCAAGACGAAGGAGGCCTTCAGCTACCTCTACGAGCACATGCGAGACGAGGCCGATTGGTTCATGAAGGCCGACGATGACAC CTACGTGTTCGTGGAGAATCTGCGCTACATGCTCTATCCGTTCTCCCCCGATCAGGCCATTTATTTTGGCTACAACTTCAAGATGGTCGGAACGCACCAAAAGAACGAG TCCTATATGTCAGGCGGCAGTGGCTATGTGCTGAGCCGGGAGGCTCTGCGTGTCTTCGCCGAGGGATTGAACGACACGACAAAGTGCCGGCAGGAGGACAATCAGGCCGAGGACATGGAGATGGGACGCTGCCTGTTCAACTTGGATGTGAAAGCGGGCGACTCACGCGACTCGAAGTTGCGACACCGATTCTATCCTCTGTTGCCCTTCAACATTCTCCTTTCTGGCTACTTCGGGCTGGACTTTTGGCTGTACAAGTACGCCTACTACTCGATGCGATCG TGCATGGACTGCCTCTCCGAGTATCCAGTGGCGTTTCACTATGTGAGTCCCGAGCAGCTCTACGTCTTTGACTTCTTCAACTACGACTTCCAGCTGATGGGCAAGCAGAAGCCCGTTGAGCGACTGCCAGAGAAAATCAAGCCAGAGGACCTTGTCATACCCGATTCCGACAATCATTTTGAATAA
- the LOC117889787 gene encoding uncharacterized protein LOC117889787 isoform X1: protein MPQQVSEIERNADINDNLRLPLRNGEGGGAHIYENLPSPATPQPLCIPLPELRKYFPREALYENLCRGCGYGVFAAQGHYCHFCQCIVSGGVLPSTHLTPPSPSEGNIYENICEICRGIYSDEGECHCQAEMSTPTDTPEPKTKSPTPPTTGVKSKSRTLLNYSKSSAATLTRFFGSLKQLNRSGSLQRKIFQREPRTGPGSLEIIHNVGEVFRTQETFDMQRICELKSQLQSSQSDQHIYGRVRDPDREALAVAVAQEAALAQEKEQRKKPRVSRIRLLHAEEDQASLFLNESICHWMATLRHQVHNYEDGEGVCQQPKSVPPSYDREKERERERERELETEKVTLRRVGEKQSELSQAQPEQQLVDDFKRKLKLKREPPPPSVPLVQQQREQEADSQGWEEIKDQRRCGINEHLNVDFVNEFLSGLEEEPAQESQICQLREPLPLEGLTIPKLNGRISLWQLMQSAALAASLNVCVRGFMCFYDKSLRRILRERHQESQFTNIECWLRAQRRRCESAAPALAAPSAPRRSLSLLPTKPPSDDVSAAMVARPPPPLATNNGNRPNDSQESEASASASASVSESESAQRSESVRDNKNNSTNAEAVDGDADSDGNGNSNGDSTVMAAPKPCGNAEQRLSSNNNSSSSDNESSSGSSGSKEHGIASKQQQQQQITQNCVIKVRRPAPKVPVRNPNTALSNPQKESNNNNQVDEEERRLSDASYGEEESIYQPIWQFKTLEPPVEDLEHEEDITAVASVAGAAPELGEEDENEEDEDDDDDDDNDNEEEEEEDLEVEDDFDDDADTDADADVMAIQAAAVFAAGVRYKLSTSTLTKRSKMMLPTPLPSPTASMDQGAWETDVEFMFSRDSKEVVAPEVNPHEEEEEDPEYQLEMEDTLETLSLGSTVTNSTATMGSISSTGSASRMRPSSSQQKVPLVHPLLRNICIFYSIREPKKYSAIFYDYQLSQVHQRFMTRIRRPAPPPPPPAQPLSVSKAPKMQQQYQQQQQEQQPPQMMPLPPAFAALPSLPLPTINDDSGCSCDAAEDGEVVHSQSKFVAIPTPLKEDWALACLAAAAVTKRGVGPRSARKLRVRSNARLLVTDSVLAWRANLQDVNCCEDEEDMIVPVTDILRAQQIQEDSEVQQTQQTVILQRFKSASIGDLVDLPGEDDKKSIKNRMRMKFAVNSNVFRINRSPKSEKKSRTRRGQVNSLYLDEQSKYPLFGAPLNALELNMSDHPNVPRFVVDVCAYIERPDCVEQDGLYRASGNKVLVDELKKKLTHLYDPRFLHTDDIHTLTSLHKQFFRELSAPLITQEAYERLGRSLSDDAAIERMRLAFDEMPEPNRSTLRFLIKHLTRVAAASASNRMPSTNLAIVWGPCLLSANQIQLDIGRMNMLAKVLIENHDRIFQPDNERLVC from the exons ATGCCACAGCAAGTGAGTGAAATCGAACGGAACGCGGACATCAACGACAATCTCCGTCTGCCGCTAAGGAACGGTGAAGGAGGGGGAGCGCATATCTATGAGAATCTTCCCTCACCCGCTACACCACAGCCATTGTGCATCCCTTTGCCAGAACTCCGTAAATATTTTCCCCGCGAAGCCCTCTATGAGAATCTCTGCCGCGGTTGTGGCTATGGCGTCTTTGCCGCCCAAGGTCATTACTGTCATTTCTGTCAGTGCATTGTGAGCGGCGGTGTGCTCCCATCTACTCACCTCACCCCGCCATCGCCCAGCGAGGGGAATATCTACGAAAACATCTGCGAAATATGTCGAGGGATCTACAGCGATGAGGGGGAGTGTCACTGTCAGGCGGAAATGTCCACGCCCACTGATACTCCGGAGCCAAAGACAAAGTCACCCACACCGCCCACAACGGGGGTGAAGAGCAAATCAAGGACTCTTCTCAATTACTCTAAATCCAGTGCCGCGACATTGACCCGTTTCTTTGGCTCCCTCAAGCAGCTGAATCGCTCCGGATCGCTGCAAAGGAAGATCTTTCAAAGAGAGCCAAGAACGGGGCCGGGCTCCCTCGAGATCATTCACAATGTGGGAGAGGTGTTCCGCACTCAGGAGACCTTCGATATGCAGCGAATCTGCGAGCTGAAGAGCCAACTGCAGAGCAGCCAGAGCGACCAGCATATCTACGGGAGAGTACGAGATCCGGACAGAGAGGCGCTGGCAGTTGCGGTGGCGCAGGAGGCTGCGCTTgcgcaggagaaggagcagcgcaAGAAGCCGCGCGTGTCACGCATTCGCCTACTTCATGCTGAAGAGGATCAGGCGTCACTGTTCCTCAACGAGAGCATCTGCCACTGGATGGCCACACTGCGGCATCAGGTGCACAACTACGAGGATGGCGAGGGCGTgtgccagcagccaaagagTGTACCGCCCTCCTACGATCGGGAGAAGGAACgtgagcgagagcgggagcgggagctggaAACGGAGAAGGTGACCCTGAGAAGAGTGGGCGAAAAGCAAAGCGAACTCAGCCAAGCACAGCCCGAGCAACAGCTCGTCGATGACTTCAAGCGAAAGCTTAAGCTCAAAAGAGAGCCGCCCCCGCCTTCTGTCCCactcgtgcagcagcagagagagcaggaaGCAGACAGCCAGGGCTGGGAAGAGATCAAGGATCAGCGTCGATGCGGAATCAATGAACATTTGAATGTCGATTTTGTCAATGAATTTCTGAGCGGACTAGAGGAAGAACCAGCACAAGAGAGCCAAATCTGTCAGCTAAGAGAGCCCCTCCCGTTGGAGGGGCTGACGATCCCAAAGCTGAATGGCCGTATCTCGCTCTGGCAGCTCATGCAGAGCGCAGCTTTGGCCGCCAGCCTgaatgtatgtgtgcgtgGCTTCATGTGCTTCTATGACAAATCATTGCGCCGCATACTCAGAGAGCGGCACCAAGAGAGCCAGTTCACTAATATTGAGTGCTGGCTGAGAGCGCAGCGCCGTCGTTGTGAGTCAGCTGCGCCGGCGTTGGCGGCTCCATCGGCTCCAAGGCGATCGCTTTCATTACTTCCAACGAAGCCGCCGAGTGACGACGTTAGTGCTGCGATGGTCGCtaggcctcctcctcccctcGCGACCAACAACGGAAACAGACCCAACGATTCACAAGAGAGTGAAGCGAGCGCGAgcgcgagtgcgagtgtgagtgagagtgagagcgcgCAGCGATCGGAAAGCGTTCGcgataacaaaaacaatagcACAAACGCGGAGGCCGTAGACGGCGACGCTGAcagcgacggcaacggcaacagcaacggcgacAGCACTGTGATGGCTGCGCCCAAGCCATGCGGCAACGCTGAGCAGCGGCtaagtagcaacaacaacagtagcagcagcgacaatgagagcagcagtgggagcagcggcagcaaagagCATGGCAttgccagcaagcagcagcagcagcaacaaattactCAG AACTGTGTAATCAAGGTGCGTCGTCCGGCTCCGAAAGTGCCCGTACGGAATCCGAATACCGCTCTGAGTAATCCTCAAaaggagagcaacaacaacaatcaggTGGACGAAGAGGAGAGACGACTCTCCGATGCAAGTTATGGAGAAGAGGAGTCCATTTATCAACCCATTTGGCAGTTCAAGACTCTGGAGCCTCCTGTTGAAGATCTTGAGCATGAAGAAGATATTACTGCCGTGGCGTCAGTCGCGGGAGCAGCCCCAGAACTTGGAGAAGAAGATGAGAACGAGGAAgacgaggatgacgatgatgatgatgacaatgacaatgaagaggaggaagaggaggatcTGGAGGTAGAAGATGACTTCGATGATGACGCAGacactgatgctgatgccgatgTGATGGCcatccaggcagcagcagtctttGCAGCCGGAGTCAGATACAAGCTCTCAACATCGACGCTGACTAAGCGCTCAAAAATGATGCTGCCAACGCCACTGCCATCGCCCACAGCATCGATGGACCAGGGCGCCTGGGAGACGGATGTGGAGTTTATGTTCTCGCGGGACAGCAAAGAGGTTGTAGCCCCCGAGGTGAACCCccacgaggaggaggaggaggacccCGAGTACCAGCTAGAAATGGAGGATACCCTGGAGACGCTGAGTCTCGGCAGTACAGTCACGAATAGCACAGCCACCATGGGGTCCATAAGCAGTACGGGCAGCGCCTCCCGCATGCGACCCTCATCGTCACAACAGAAGGTTCCACTGGTGCACCCGTTGCTGcgaaacatttgcatattctaTAGCATAAGGGAACCAAAGAAATATAGCGCCATCTTCTATGACTACCAGCTCTCCCAAGTCCATCAGCGATTCATGACACGCATCCGGCGTccagcgccaccgccaccgccaccggcACAGCCTCTGTCAGTTTCAAAAGCACcaaagatgcagcagcagtaccagcagcaacagcaagagcaacagccaccacagatgatgccactgccgcctgcttTTGCTGCACTACCAtctttgccactgccaaccATCAATGATgacagcggctgcagctgtgaTGCGGCAGAGGACGGCGAGGTGGTGCATTCTCAATCGAAATTCGTTGCCATTCCGACACCCCTCAAAGAGGACTGGGCCCTGGCCTGCCTGGCCGCAGCGGCCGTCACCAAGCGAGGCGTTGGACCCCGTTCCGCTCGCAAGCTAAGGGTGCGCTCCAATGCCCGGCTTCTCGTTACGGATTCGGTGCTGGCCTGGCGGGCGAACCTTCAAGATGTCAACTGTTGCGAGGACGAGGAAGATATG ATTGTGCCAGTGACTGATATATTGCGGGCACAGCAGATCCAGGAGGACAGCGAGGtgcagcagacacagcagacGGTGATATTGCAGCGCTTCAAGAGCGCCTCCATTGGGGATCTGGTGGACCTGCCCGGCGAGGATGACAAGAAGTCCATCAAGAATCGCATGCGCATGAAAT TTGCCGTCAACAGCAATGTGTTTCGCAT AAATCGCTCGCCAAAGAGCGAGAAGAAGTCTCGCACACGGCGCGGCCAGGTGAACAGCCTGTACCTGGACGAGCAGTCGAAATATCCACTCTTTGGGGCACCTCTCAACGCCCTGGAGCTGAACATGAGCGATCATCCGAATGTGCCGCGTTTTGTCGTGGATGTTTGTGCCTACATCGAGCGACCGGATTGCGTCGAACAGGATGGCCTGTATCGCGCCTCCGGCAACAAGGTGCTGGTCGATGAGCTAAAGAAAAAGCTGACGCATCTGTACGATCCGCGATTCCTGCACACCGACGACATCCATACGCTGACCAGCCTGCACAAGCAGTTCTTTCGCGAGCTTTCGGCTCCGCTCATAACCCAGGAGGCCTACGAGCGTCTGGGCCGCAGCCTGAGCGACGATGCGGCCATCGAGCGGATGCGTTTGGCCTTTGATGAGATGCCCGAACCGAATCGATCCACACTCCGGTTCCTCATCAAGCATTTGACCAG agtggctgctgccagcgcTTCGAATCGCATGCCCTCCACCAATTTGGCCATCGTTTGGGGCCCCTGCCTGCTCAGTGCCAATCAGATTCAGCTGGATATTGGCCGCATGAATATGTTGGCCAAGGTGCTGATCGAGAACCATGACCGGATCTTTCAACCCGACAACGAGCGTCTCGTCTGCTAG